From the genome of Chromatiales bacterium, one region includes:
- a CDS encoding phosphoglycerate kinase — MSVIKMTDLDLAGKRVLIRQDLNVPLKDGKVTSDKRIRASLPTIEHCIKAGAKVMIMSHLGRPTEGEYAEEFSLAPVAAHMGGLLGKDVGLVKDYLGGVELNDGDVVILENVRFNAGEKKNDDELSKKYAALCDVFVMDAFGTAHRAQASTHGVAKYAPTACAGPLLAAELDALGKALDNPKRPMVAIVGGSKVSTKLTVLESLSKVVDQLIVGGGIANTFIAAAGHNVGKSLYEADLIDTCKKLSADAESRGGSIPVPVDVVCGKEFSETAAAELKPVADVQDDDMIFDVGPETSKLFEEILKKAGTIVWNGPVGVFEFDQFGEGTKALSLAIAESDAFSIAGGGDTLAAVDKYDIADKVSYISTGGGAFLEFLEGKKLPAVEILEQRAK, encoded by the coding sequence ATGTCCGTCATCAAGATGACCGACCTGGATCTCGCCGGCAAGCGTGTCCTCATCCGTCAGGATCTCAACGTCCCGCTCAAGGACGGCAAGGTCACCAGCGACAAGCGCATCCGTGCCTCCCTGCCGACCATCGAGCACTGCATCAAGGCCGGTGCCAAGGTCATGATCATGTCCCACCTCGGCCGTCCCACCGAGGGCGAGTACGCCGAGGAATTCTCCCTGGCGCCGGTGGCGGCCCACATGGGCGGCCTGCTGGGCAAGGACGTGGGCCTGGTGAAGGACTACCTCGGTGGCGTCGAACTCAACGACGGCGACGTCGTGATCCTCGAGAACGTGCGCTTCAACGCAGGTGAGAAGAAGAACGACGACGAACTGTCCAAGAAGTACGCTGCCCTGTGCGACGTCTTCGTGATGGACGCCTTCGGCACCGCGCACCGCGCCCAGGCCTCCACCCACGGCGTGGCCAAGTACGCCCCCACCGCCTGCGCCGGCCCGCTGCTGGCGGCCGAGCTGGATGCCCTGGGCAAGGCCCTGGACAACCCGAAGCGCCCGATGGTCGCCATCGTCGGCGGCTCCAAGGTCTCCACCAAGCTCACCGTGCTGGAATCCCTGTCCAAGGTCGTCGACCAGCTGATCGTCGGTGGCGGCATCGCCAACACCTTCATCGCCGCGGCCGGCCACAACGTGGGCAAGTCGCTGTACGAGGCCGATCTCATCGACACCTGCAAGAAGCTCTCCGCCGACGCCGAGTCGCGTGGCGGCAGCATCCCGGTGCCGGTGGACGTGGTCTGCGGCAAGGAATTCTCCGAGACCGCCGCGGCCGAGCTGAAGCCGGTGGCGGACGTGCAGGACGACGACATGATCTTCGACGTCGGTCCCGAAACCTCGAAGCTGTTCGAGGAAATCCTCAAGAAGGCGGGTACCATCGTCTGGAACGGTCCGGTGGGCGTGTTCGAGTTCGACCAGTTCGGCGAGGGCACCAAGGCCCTGTCGCTGGCCATCGCCGAATCCGACGCCTTCTCGATCGCGGGCGGCGGCGACACCCTGGCCGCGGTGGACAAGTACGACATCGCCGACAAGGTCTCCTACATCTCCACCGGCGGCGGCGCCTTCCTCGAATTCCTGGAAGGCAAGAAACTGCCGGCCGTGGAAATCCTGGAACAGCGCGCGAAGTGA
- the pyk gene encoding pyruvate kinase, translating into MRRTKIIATMGPATDTPAVVERLVKAGVDVVRLNFSHGSPEEHQRRADMVREASKKLGRQVAILGDLQGPKIRIDRFKDGQVNLEEGAPFVLDADLDKNAGDEQAVGLTYKALPNDVVAGDTLLLDDGRLVLKVEKVEGQKIHTTVVHGGILSNNKGINRLGGGLSAEAITDKDRADIRTAAAIGVDYLAMSFPRNAEDVRECRRLMEEAGGKAGIVSKIERAEALECIDEIIEASDTIMIARGDLGVEIGDAELPAVQKLLIKRAREMNRIAITATQMMESMIVNPIPTRAEVFDVANAVLDGTDAVMLSGETATGKYPDKVVAAMGRICESAEQQRTAKVSDHRINQTFQRVDEAIAMASMYTANHLNVKAIAALTESGSTTLWMSRISSGIPIYALTRHEETCRKVSLYRGVYPVQFPTIQTSHAEANMRVVDLLKSQGVVADGDLVIITKGDLMGVQNGTNAMKIVRVGEMVAGEA; encoded by the coding sequence GTGAGAAGAACAAAGATCATCGCCACCATGGGTCCGGCCACCGATACTCCGGCAGTGGTGGAGCGACTGGTGAAGGCCGGGGTGGACGTGGTGCGCCTGAATTTCTCCCACGGCAGCCCCGAGGAACACCAGCGTCGGGCCGACATGGTCCGCGAGGCCTCGAAGAAGCTCGGGCGCCAGGTGGCCATACTCGGCGACCTGCAGGGCCCAAAGATCCGCATCGACCGCTTCAAGGACGGCCAGGTCAACCTGGAGGAGGGCGCGCCCTTCGTCCTGGACGCCGACCTGGACAAGAACGCGGGTGACGAGCAGGCCGTGGGCCTGACCTACAAGGCCCTGCCCAACGACGTGGTCGCGGGCGACACGCTGCTGCTGGACGACGGCCGCCTGGTCCTCAAGGTGGAAAAGGTCGAGGGGCAGAAGATCCACACCACCGTGGTGCACGGCGGCATCCTCTCGAACAACAAGGGGATCAACCGCCTGGGCGGCGGGCTGTCGGCCGAGGCCATCACCGACAAGGACCGTGCCGACATCCGGACCGCGGCGGCCATCGGCGTGGACTACCTCGCCATGTCCTTCCCGCGCAACGCCGAGGACGTGCGTGAATGCCGGCGCCTGATGGAGGAGGCCGGTGGCAAGGCGGGCATCGTCTCCAAGATCGAGCGGGCCGAGGCCCTGGAGTGCATCGACGAGATCATCGAGGCCTCCGATACCATCATGATCGCGCGCGGCGACCTGGGCGTGGAGATTGGCGACGCCGAGCTGCCGGCCGTGCAGAAGCTGCTGATCAAGCGCGCCCGTGAGATGAACCGCATCGCCATCACGGCCACGCAGATGATGGAGTCGATGATCGTCAATCCGATCCCGACCCGCGCCGAGGTGTTCGACGTGGCCAACGCCGTGCTCGACGGCACCGACGCCGTGATGCTCTCGGGCGAGACCGCCACCGGCAAGTACCCGGACAAGGTTGTTGCCGCCATGGGGCGCATCTGCGAGTCGGCCGAGCAGCAGCGCACCGCCAAGGTCTCGGACCACCGCATCAACCAGACCTTCCAGCGCGTGGACGAGGCCATTGCCATGGCCAGCATGTACACGGCTAACCACCTGAATGTAAAGGCGATTGCTGCGCTGACCGAGTCCGGCTCCACCACGTTGTGGATGTCGCGCATCAGCTCCGGCATCCCCATCTACGCGTTGACGCGTCATGAGGAGACGTGTAGAAAGGTAAGCCTTTATCGCGGCGTCTATCCCGTCCAGTTCCCCACCATCCAGACCAGTCACGCCGAGGCCAACATGCGTGTCGTGGACCTGCTCAAGAGCCAGGGTGTGGTGGCGGACGGTGATCTCGTCATCATTACCAAGGGCGATCTGATGGGGGTGCAGAACGGCACCAATGCCATGAAGATCGTCCGGGTCGGTGAGATGGTCGCGGGCGAAGCCTGA
- a CDS encoding fructose-bisphosphate aldolase class II has product MALISMRQLLDHAAEHGYGMPAFNVNNMEQVHAIMQAADEVDSPVIMQGSAGARSYAGEPFLRHLIQAAVEMYPHIPIVMHQDHGSEPAVCLRSIQSGFSSVMMDGSLMPDMKTPATYEYNVEVTRKVVEIAHAGGVSVEGELGCLGSLETGMMGEEDGHGAEGKLDMDMLLTDPEEAADFVKKTGVDALAIAIGTSHGAYKFTQKPTGKVLRIDRVKEIHQRIPSVHLVMHGSSSVPQEWLEIINNYGGDMGTTYGVPVEEIVEGIKNGVRKVNIDTDLRMASTGAIRKHLAENASNFDPRKFLKASTAAMKEICKARYEAFGCAGMASKIKPISLEDMTARYLSGELDPKVN; this is encoded by the coding sequence ATGGCCCTGATTTCGATGCGTCAGCTGCTGGATCATGCCGCCGAGCATGGCTACGGCATGCCCGCCTTCAACGTGAACAACATGGAACAGGTGCATGCCATCATGCAGGCGGCCGACGAAGTCGATTCGCCGGTGATCATGCAGGGTTCGGCCGGTGCGCGTTCCTACGCGGGCGAGCCCTTCCTGCGTCACCTGATCCAGGCCGCTGTCGAGATGTACCCGCACATCCCGATCGTGATGCACCAGGACCACGGCTCCGAGCCGGCTGTCTGCCTGCGCTCGATCCAGTCCGGTTTTTCCTCGGTCATGATGGACGGTTCCCTCATGCCCGACATGAAGACCCCGGCCACCTATGAATACAACGTGGAAGTCACCCGCAAGGTGGTGGAAATCGCCCACGCCGGCGGTGTCTCCGTGGAAGGCGAGCTCGGCTGCCTGGGTTCGCTGGAAACCGGCATGATGGGTGAAGAGGACGGCCACGGTGCCGAGGGCAAGCTGGACATGGACATGCTGCTCACCGATCCGGAAGAGGCCGCCGACTTCGTGAAGAAGACCGGTGTGGACGCCCTGGCCATCGCCATCGGCACCTCCCACGGCGCCTACAAGTTCACCCAGAAACCGACCGGCAAGGTGCTGCGTATCGACCGCGTGAAGGAAATCCACCAGCGCATCCCGTCGGTGCATCTCGTCATGCACGGCTCCTCCTCGGTGCCGCAGGAATGGCTGGAAATCATCAACAACTACGGCGGCGACATGGGTACCACCTATGGTGTGCCGGTCGAGGAGATCGTCGAGGGCATCAAGAACGGCGTGCGCAAGGTCAACATCGACACCGACCTGCGCATGGCCTCCACCGGTGCCATCCGCAAGCACCTGGCGGAGAACGCGTCCAACTTCGACCCGCGCAAGTTCCTCAAGGCCTCCACCGCGGCCATGAAGGAGATCTGCAAGGCCCGTTACGAGGCCTTCGGCTGTGCCGGCATGGCTTCCAAGATCAAGCCGATCTCGCTGGAAGACATGACTGCCCGCTACCTCAGCGGCGAGCTGGATCCGAAGGTCAACTAA
- a CDS encoding hydrolase produces the protein MFEDTGQKYPCPCCGYLVFTTQPGSYQTCPICLWQDNLAQLRFPLMPGAANTVSLERGQQNFVACQAAEKRNSGLTRAPIEAERRDPLWRPLDPSQDNIEEPQRGIDYADSYPIQDTTVLYYWRDTYWRRYSS, from the coding sequence ATGTTTGAAGACACCGGCCAGAAATATCCCTGCCCCTGTTGCGGCTACCTCGTGTTCACCACCCAGCCCGGCAGTTACCAGACCTGTCCCATCTGCCTGTGGCAGGACAACCTCGCCCAGCTGCGCTTCCCGCTGATGCCGGGTGCCGCCAATACCGTCTCGCTGGAGCGCGGCCAGCAGAATTTCGTCGCCTGCCAGGCGGCCGAGAAGCGCAACAGCGGGCTCACGCGGGCACCCATCGAGGCCGAGCGCCGCGATCCGCTGTGGCGGCCGTTGGACCCGTCGCAGGACAATATCGAGGAGCCGCAACGCGGCATCGATTACGCCGACTCCTACCCCATCCAGGACACCACGGTGCTCTACTACTGGCGCGATACCTACTGGCGCCGTTATTCCAGCTGA
- a CDS encoding molecular chaperone TorD family protein, translating to METSELQCQPGVSRLSVDELHLLRGLLAFPGEPVRELVQDLATVWDWLAGAERQLATLGMDEWRAEYRRLFFRGQQAAQCPPFATDYAGPGEEPAWTMVSLHLRAGFPLTNMPPDYLCAELNLLAELLESEHDLGPALLGEAWDHLRGWVPEFAARLERQAQVELYRGVARRLLELFV from the coding sequence ATGGAAACAAGCGAGCTGCAGTGTCAGCCGGGTGTCTCGCGACTGAGCGTGGACGAGCTGCACCTCCTGCGTGGTCTGCTGGCATTTCCGGGCGAACCGGTGCGCGAGCTGGTGCAGGACCTGGCCACCGTCTGGGACTGGCTGGCCGGCGCCGAGCGGCAGCTGGCGACCCTGGGGATGGATGAATGGCGGGCAGAATACCGGCGGCTGTTCTTCCGGGGGCAGCAGGCCGCCCAATGCCCGCCCTTCGCCACCGACTACGCCGGTCCGGGGGAGGAGCCCGCCTGGACGATGGTCTCGCTGCATCTGCGGGCGGGATTCCCGCTCACCAACATGCCGCCGGACTATCTCTGTGCCGAGCTGAATCTGCTGGCCGAACTGCTCGAGAGTGAGCATGACCTGGGGCCGGCGCTGCTGGGCGAGGCCTGGGATCATCTGCGAGGCTGGGTGCCGGAGTTCGCAGCCCGTCTCGAGCGCCAGGCGCAGGTCGAACTCTATCGCGGGGTTGCCCGGCGGCTGCTGGAACTATTCGTCTGA
- the bioD gene encoding dethiobiotin synthase produces the protein MNPSLAKRGVFLTATDTGVGKTFVGTRLVHALSRQGHRIAVRKPVESGCALQDGELHPADALALQAAAGNREALQVICPYRFRHALSPPRAASLAGERLPLAALRAAALSGLDGSDWLHVEGAGGICSPIAEDGLNADLAAALGLPLVLVVPDRLGGINQALMGLAAAERHGLHVAAMVLNRVTAETDPDLDNADELAAHSECPLYCLPYAAADGLDALAAQLLGSDE, from the coding sequence ATGAATCCCTCTCTCGCAAAACGCGGTGTCTTTCTCACCGCTACCGACACCGGTGTCGGCAAGACCTTCGTGGGTACGCGGCTGGTCCATGCCCTGTCCCGGCAGGGTCACCGGATCGCGGTACGCAAGCCGGTCGAGTCCGGCTGCGCGCTGCAGGACGGCGAGCTGCACCCGGCCGACGCCCTGGCCCTGCAGGCCGCGGCCGGGAACCGCGAGGCACTGCAGGTCATCTGTCCGTACCGTTTCCGTCATGCCCTCTCGCCGCCGCGGGCAGCCAGCCTGGCCGGCGAACGGCTCCCGCTCGCGGCGCTACGCGCAGCCGCACTCAGCGGGCTGGACGGTTCGGACTGGCTGCATGTGGAAGGGGCCGGCGGGATCTGCTCGCCGATCGCCGAGGACGGGCTCAATGCCGACCTGGCCGCGGCCCTGGGCCTGCCACTGGTACTGGTGGTGCCGGACCGGCTGGGGGGAATCAATCAGGCCCTCATGGGGCTGGCGGCCGCCGAACGGCATGGCCTGCACGTGGCAGCCATGGTACTCAACCGCGTGACGGCAGAGACCGATCCGGACCTGGACAACGCGGATGAACTCGCCGCCCACAGCGAGTGCCCCCTCTACTGCCTGCCCTACGCTGCCGCTGACGGCCTGGACGCGCTGGCCGCCCAGCTGCTGGGTTCAGACGAATAG
- a CDS encoding PilZ domain-containing protein, protein MPAHDRRSQRGFMRHPSNIPIEVVSDPKNRLASQLHDVSHGGLSYQAGEPRRPGEVVRLRMPLIAEDVETPARVVWCRPNAQGYQIGVEFLREEDAYRARMIEQLCHIEQYRQAVLQREGRRLDSQQAALEWIAKYASRFPAPAPPQDPTENH, encoded by the coding sequence ATGCCAGCACACGACAGGCGCAGCCAGCGCGGCTTCATGCGCCACCCCTCCAACATCCCCATCGAGGTCGTCAGCGACCCGAAGAACCGGCTCGCCTCCCAGCTGCATGACGTCAGCCACGGCGGGCTCAGCTATCAGGCAGGCGAACCCCGCCGCCCCGGAGAAGTGGTGCGCCTGCGCATGCCGCTGATCGCCGAGGATGTCGAGACCCCGGCCCGGGTGGTCTGGTGCCGGCCCAATGCACAGGGTTACCAGATCGGCGTGGAATTCCTGCGCGAAGAAGACGCCTACCGCGCCCGCATGATCGAGCAGCTCTGCCACATCGAGCAGTACCGGCAGGCGGTGTTACAGCGTGAGGGTCGCCGGCTCGACAGCCAGCAGGCCGCCCTGGAGTGGATCGCAAAATACGCCAGCCGCTTTCCTGCCCCGGCCCCGCCGCAGGACCCGACCGAGAATCACTGA
- a CDS encoding FAD-dependent oxidoreductase, with protein MNPIVIIGTGLAGYTLAREFRKLDADTPLVLISADDGAFYSKPMLSNAFAQGKDAAALVNTPAEKMAEQLDARILTQTRVTGIDTHASQVVAGQETIGYARLVLALGADPIRLPLDGDAADSVLSVNDLADYARFREALEQGPRVALLGAGLIGCEFANDLAGHGYIVDVIDLAPLPLGRLLPEACGIAMRDALTAAGIRLHLGTQVERIVREASGIALTLANGETIDADTVLSAVGLRPRTVLAESAGLAVGRGIQVDRRLQTSAEDVYALGDCAEVDGVVLPYIMPIMHAARALAKTLANEPTPVSYPAMPVVVKTPALATVVNPPAPGSEGEWRISGQAPDLRADFVGPDGQLLGVCLMGEATKQKQAVTRELPSPLG; from the coding sequence ATGAATCCCATCGTCATTATCGGTACCGGCCTGGCCGGCTACACGCTGGCGCGCGAGTTCCGCAAGCTCGACGCCGACACGCCGCTGGTGCTGATCAGCGCCGATGATGGCGCCTTCTATTCCAAGCCGATGCTGTCCAATGCCTTCGCCCAGGGCAAGGACGCGGCGGCACTGGTGAACACCCCGGCCGAGAAGATGGCCGAGCAGCTCGATGCCCGCATCCTCACGCAGACCCGGGTCACCGGCATCGACACCCACGCCAGCCAGGTGGTGGCCGGGCAGGAGACGATCGGCTATGCCCGCCTGGTGCTGGCCCTGGGTGCCGATCCCATCCGCCTGCCGCTCGACGGGGATGCGGCCGACAGCGTGCTCTCGGTCAACGACCTGGCGGACTATGCCCGGTTTCGCGAGGCCCTGGAGCAGGGGCCGCGCGTGGCGCTGCTCGGCGCCGGCCTCATCGGCTGCGAGTTCGCCAATGACCTGGCCGGCCATGGCTACATCGTGGACGTGATCGACCTGGCCCCACTGCCGCTGGGACGCCTGCTGCCCGAGGCCTGCGGGATCGCCATGCGCGATGCCCTGACCGCGGCCGGCATCCGCCTGCACCTTGGCACCCAGGTCGAGCGCATCGTGCGGGAGGCCAGCGGCATCGCCCTGACGCTCGCCAACGGCGAGACCATCGATGCCGACACCGTGCTCTCCGCCGTGGGCCTGCGTCCGCGCACGGTCCTGGCCGAGTCCGCGGGGCTTGCCGTGGGCCGCGGCATCCAGGTGGATCGCCGGCTGCAGACCAGCGCCGAGGACGTCTATGCCCTGGGCGACTGCGCGGAGGTCGATGGCGTGGTACTGCCCTACATCATGCCCATCATGCACGCGGCCCGGGCGCTGGCGAAGACACTGGCCAACGAGCCCACTCCCGTCAGCTACCCGGCCATGCCGGTGGTGGTAAAGACCCCGGCGCTGGCCACCGTGGTCAACCCGCCCGCGCCGGGCAGCGAGGGCGAGTGGCGCATAAGCGGCCAGGCGCCGGACCTGCGCGCCGACTTCGTCGGTCCCGACGGCCAGCTGCTCGGTGTCTGCCTGATGGGCGAGGCGACGAAGCAGAAGCAGGCGGTGACCCGCGAACTGCCCTCGCCGCTGGGCTGA
- a CDS encoding rubredoxin, with product MKKWECVVCGFIYDEAQGLPEEGIAAGTKWEDIPEDWECPDCGVAKADFDMIEIAA from the coding sequence ATGAAAAAGTGGGAATGCGTGGTTTGCGGCTTCATCTACGACGAGGCCCAGGGCCTGCCCGAAGAGGGCATCGCCGCCGGCACCAAGTGGGAAGACATCCCGGAAGACTGGGAATGCCCGGACTGCGGTGTCGCCAAGGCCGACTTCGACATGATCGAGATCGCTGCCTGA
- a CDS encoding rubrerythrin: MSNTKNPSVTIQNLEAALAGESMAHIKYMYFAQVARAEGDIETAEVFEETAKQEVQHAFGHMDLLYPKARLDTAKCLELAIEGETYEYTEMYPNFRHLAVEEGNEAAVREFDEQIAESKEHADMFKATLEKAAKRFGALTKVEERHANRYRDTLARVNAKNAA, translated from the coding sequence ATGAGCAACACCAAGAACCCGTCGGTCACCATCCAGAACCTCGAAGCGGCCCTGGCCGGCGAGTCGATGGCCCACATCAAGTACATGTACTTCGCCCAGGTCGCCCGCGCCGAAGGCGACATCGAGACCGCCGAGGTCTTCGAGGAAACCGCGAAGCAGGAGGTCCAGCACGCCTTCGGTCACATGGACCTGCTGTACCCGAAGGCAAGGCTCGACACCGCCAAGTGCCTGGAGCTGGCCATCGAGGGCGAGACCTACGAGTACACCGAGATGTACCCGAACTTCCGCCACCTGGCCGTGGAAGAGGGCAACGAGGCCGCGGTGCGCGAGTTCGACGAGCAGATCGCGGAATCGAAGGAACACGCGGACATGTTCAAGGCCACGCTGGAGAAGGCGGCCAAGCGCTTCGGCGCCCTGACCAAGGTCGAGGAGCGCCACGCCAACCGCTACCGCGACACCCTGGCCCGGGTGAACGCGAAGAACGCGGCCTGA
- a CDS encoding hydrogen peroxide-inducible genes activator: protein MTLTELRYIVAVARERHFGRAAEACFVSQPTLSMGVKRLEEELGLEIFERSKNEVKLTAAGEEIVTQAQRALEEADRIKEIAEHGKDPLAGPLRFGTIYTIGPYLLPHLIPELHQRAPQMPLLLEENYTAVLAEKLKRGQLDVILISLPFAEPGIRTWPVYDEPFVVLLPASHPLQEQTVISAGELARQNLLLLGQGHCFRDQVLQVCPECNRSATTEGSMQKTLEGSSLETIRHMVASGMGSTVLPCSAAGADQYSRRLVTIRRFADPAPTRRVALAWRESFHRTPAIRALHAAIQASPLTCVEMLDLPLE, encoded by the coding sequence ATGACCCTCACGGAGCTGCGCTACATCGTCGCCGTCGCCCGGGAACGCCACTTCGGGCGCGCCGCCGAGGCCTGCTTCGTCTCCCAGCCCACGCTCAGCATGGGCGTCAAGCGCCTGGAAGAGGAGCTGGGGCTGGAGATCTTCGAGCGCAGCAAGAACGAGGTGAAGCTCACCGCCGCCGGTGAGGAGATCGTCACCCAGGCCCAGCGCGCCCTCGAAGAGGCCGACCGCATCAAGGAGATCGCCGAGCACGGCAAGGACCCGCTGGCCGGCCCGCTGCGCTTCGGCACCATCTACACCATCGGCCCCTACCTGCTGCCGCACCTCATCCCCGAGCTGCACCAGCGTGCCCCGCAGATGCCCCTGCTGCTGGAGGAAAACTACACGGCCGTGCTCGCCGAAAAGCTCAAGCGCGGCCAGCTCGACGTCATCCTCATCTCCCTGCCCTTCGCCGAGCCCGGCATCCGCACCTGGCCGGTATATGACGAGCCCTTCGTCGTGCTGCTGCCGGCCAGTCACCCGCTGCAGGAACAGACCGTGATCAGCGCCGGGGAGCTGGCCCGGCAGAACCTGCTGCTGCTCGGCCAGGGACACTGCTTTCGCGACCAGGTCCTGCAGGTCTGTCCCGAGTGCAACCGCAGCGCCACCACCGAGGGCAGCATGCAGAAGACCCTGGAGGGCAGCTCGCTGGAGACCATTCGGCACATGGTCGCCTCCGGCATGGGGTCCACGGTCCTGCCCTGCTCGGCGGCCGGGGCCGACCAGTACAGCCGCCGGCTGGTGACCATCCGCCGCTTTGCCGACCCGGCCCCCACCCGCCGCGTGGCCCTGGCCTGGCGCGAGTCCTTCCACCGCACCCCGGCCATCCGCGCCCTGCACGCGGCCATCCAGGCCAGCCCCCTGACCTGCGTGGAGATGCTGGACCTGCCGCTGGAGTGA
- a CDS encoding phosphoribosylaminoimidazolesuccinocarboxamide synthase, whose amino-acid sequence MTTPLYESRLTSLPLIQRGKVRDIYAVDDAHMLIVTTDRLSAFDVILPTPIPGKGEVLTQVSSFWFAKMRHIIPNHLSDLKLEDVIPDAAERAPLEGRSIIVRKLRPLPIEAIVRGYLIGSGWKDYQQTGAVCGIPLPAGLQLADQLPEPIYTPSTKAEVGDHDINVDFEHTVGLVGQDIATQVRDTSLRIYREAASYARERGIIIADTKFEFGLDDDGRLVLIDEALTPDSSRFWPADTYRPGISPPSFDKQFVRDYLETLDWDKTAPGPELPAEIVEKTAEKYREALRRLTA is encoded by the coding sequence ATGACCACGCCCCTGTACGAATCCCGGCTCACCAGCCTGCCGCTGATCCAGCGCGGCAAGGTGCGCGACATCTATGCGGTCGACGACGCGCACATGCTCATCGTCACCACCGACCGGCTCTCCGCCTTCGACGTGATCCTGCCCACGCCCATCCCGGGCAAGGGCGAGGTGCTCACCCAGGTCTCCAGCTTCTGGTTCGCGAAGATGCGGCACATCATCCCGAACCACCTGAGCGACCTGAAGCTAGAGGACGTGATCCCGGATGCGGCCGAACGCGCGCCGCTGGAGGGCCGTTCCATCATCGTGCGCAAGCTCCGCCCCCTGCCGATCGAGGCCATCGTGCGCGGCTACCTCATCGGCTCCGGCTGGAAGGACTACCAGCAGACCGGCGCGGTCTGCGGCATCCCGCTGCCCGCGGGCCTGCAGCTCGCGGACCAGCTGCCGGAACCGATCTACACCCCCTCCACCAAGGCCGAGGTGGGCGATCACGACATCAACGTCGACTTCGAGCACACGGTCGGGCTGGTCGGCCAGGACATCGCCACCCAGGTGCGCGACACGAGCCTGCGCATCTACCGGGAGGCCGCGAGCTATGCCCGCGAGCGCGGCATCATCATCGCCGATACCAAGTTCGAGTTCGGCCTGGACGACGACGGCCGGCTGGTCCTGATCGACGAGGCGCTGACCCCCGACTCCTCCCGCTTCTGGCCGGCCGACACCTACCGTCCGGGGATCAGCCCGCCCTCCTTCGACAAGCAGTTCGTGCGCGACTACCTGGAGACGCTGGACTGGGACAAGACCGCACCCGGCCCCGAACTGCCGGCCGAGATCGTGGAAAAGACGGCCGAGAAATACCGCGAGGCGCTGCGCCGCCTGACCGCCTGA
- a CDS encoding phosphate-starvation-inducible PsiE family protein codes for MDSKPRQLPAARLGRKMIKVVESIALFVIALATLYATGEEIWKMISTREVTLGDLLLLFIYLEVLTMVGVYLDSGALPVRIPLYIAIVALARHVMIDIKSISEWGLVAFGATILLIALAVLVIRYGHLRFPYESPREIAHDDVFSKR; via the coding sequence ATGGACAGCAAACCAAGACAATTGCCGGCCGCGCGCCTGGGCAGGAAGATGATCAAGGTGGTCGAGTCGATCGCCCTGTTCGTCATCGCACTCGCCACCCTCTACGCCACCGGCGAGGAGATCTGGAAGATGATCAGCACCCGCGAGGTCACCCTCGGGGACCTGCTGCTGCTGTTCATCTACCTCGAGGTCCTGACCATGGTGGGCGTGTACCTGGACTCCGGCGCCCTGCCGGTACGCATCCCGCTGTACATCGCCATCGTCGCCCTGGCCCGCCACGTGATGATCGACATCAAGTCCATCAGCGAGTGGGGACTGGTGGCCTTTGGCGCAACCATCCTGCTCATCGCGCTGGCCGTGCTGGTGATCCGCTACGGCCACCTCAGATTTCCCTATGAATCCCCGCGCGAGATCGCGCACGACGACGTCTTTTCCAAGCGGTAG
- the purE gene encoding 5-(carboxyamino)imidazole ribonucleotide mutase, producing MSKPLVGVVMGSSSDWPVMQHAVEQLAAFGVAHEYRVVSAHRTPDLLFEYAATARERGLKAIIAGAGGAAHLPGMLAAKTTVPVLGVPVPSRYLKGQDSLLSIVQMPKGVPVATFAIGEAGAANAGLFAVAMLAGEDAALAAKLAEFRARQEQAVFDMTLPPEA from the coding sequence ATGAGCAAGCCACTGGTCGGCGTCGTCATGGGCAGCAGCAGCGACTGGCCCGTCATGCAGCATGCCGTGGAGCAGCTCGCGGCCTTCGGCGTGGCCCACGAATACCGTGTCGTCTCGGCACACCGCACCCCCGATCTGCTGTTCGAGTATGCCGCCACTGCACGCGAGCGCGGCCTCAAGGCCATCATCGCCGGGGCCGGCGGGGCCGCCCACCTGCCGGGCATGCTGGCCGCCAAGACCACCGTGCCGGTGCTGGGCGTGCCGGTCCCCTCGCGCTACCTCAAGGGGCAGGATTCACTGCTGTCCATCGTGCAGATGCCCAAGGGGGTGCCGGTGGCCACCTTCGCCATCGGCGAGGCCGGCGCGGCCAATGCCGGGCTCTTCGCCGTGGCCATGCTGGCGGGCGAGGATGCGGCGCTGGCCGCGAAGCTGGCCGAGTTCCGTGCCCGCCAGGAACAGGCCGTGTTCGACATGACCCTGCCCCCGGAGGCCTGA